One part of the Nitrospira sp. genome encodes these proteins:
- a CDS encoding DUF3365 domain-containing protein, producing the protein MRLILRFAHTRWMWLALLLLCASAYSLHAKDAAPTGIAPEKVADFVHAVLDADRTIYTNQVVNRMQAKGIVSAVEHWEHENALPLPAQFLQHSGKLVAESGRGIRYRLISLWPIYPRNAPATDLERQALESFSQTPDRPFTGIVTSGRKQYFQAIYSDRAISAACVKCHNSHPLSPKRDFSLNDVMGGMTITIPLD; encoded by the coding sequence ATGCGTCTCATCCTGAGATTCGCCCACACGCGATGGATGTGGCTCGCGCTGCTGCTGCTCTGCGCCTCAGCCTACTCTCTGCACGCAAAAGACGCCGCGCCGACCGGCATTGCGCCGGAAAAGGTGGCAGATTTCGTCCATGCGGTGTTGGATGCCGACCGGACAATTTATACGAACCAAGTGGTCAACCGCATGCAAGCCAAAGGCATCGTGTCCGCCGTGGAACATTGGGAGCATGAAAATGCTCTCCCGCTCCCCGCGCAATTCCTGCAACACTCCGGCAAGCTCGTGGCGGAGTCGGGACGGGGCATCCGTTATCGGCTCATCAGCCTCTGGCCGATTTATCCGCGTAATGCGCCGGCGACTGACCTGGAACGTCAGGCGCTGGAAAGTTTTTCGCAGACCCCGGACCGGCCGTTCACTGGAATCGTCACGAGCGGCCGCAAACAATATTTTCAAGCGATCTATTCGGATCGTGCGATTTCAGCGGCCTGCGTCAAATGCCACAATAGCCACCCACTGAGTCCCAAGCGCGACTTTTCGCTCAACGATGTGATGGGTGGGATGACGATCACGATTCCGCTCGATTGA